A genomic window from Silene latifolia isolate original U9 population chromosome Y, ASM4854445v1, whole genome shotgun sequence includes:
- the LOC141631607 gene encoding uncharacterized protein LOC141631607 → MEKSGRKQPTSKNDERYMPYGRGVNKVDNREENQQLPTLAEYGFTIGVRGILKALREMGDRVRWPRPPVEGHAWRKDSKKKCEFHCDIGHNTEDCYTLRREIRRLYEQGELSHLLPPAKRRATETKGDRPETSCRISHNDLPTVAFDEGDVHYGHEHHDALIITLSMANCTVRKVLVDTSSSVNLIMLKIVENMGFSEKDLQKKTIPLVGFSGETANSLGEIVIPTYVGGVNKQVRYLVIDGPSTYNVILERPWLHLMKAVPSTYHHYIKFPTPWGVETV, encoded by the exons ATGGAGAAGTCAGGTAGAAAGCAACCCACTAGCAAGAACGATGAAAGATACatgccatatggaaggggagtcaacaagGTCGACAACAGAgaagaaaatcagcaactccccacactggcagaatatggattcacaaTTGGCGTCAgaggaatcctgaaagcactAAGAGAGATGGGAGACAGGGTAAGATGGCCCAGGCCACCAGTAGAGGGACATGCATGGCGAAAGGACAGCAAGAAAAAATGTGAGTTCCATTGTGACATTGGGCATAACACGGAGGATTGCTACACACTACGCAGGGAGATCAGACGCCTGTATGAGCAGGgagaactgagccacctattaccac cagccaaaAGGCGTGCCACTGAGACTAAGGGAGATAGACCAGAAACTTCTTGCAGGATTTCTCACAATGACCTACCTACTGTAGCTTTCGACGAAGGGGATGTGCATTATGGACATGAACATCACGATGCACTTATCATAACTCTATCAATGGCCAACTGTACAGTTAGGAAGGTCCTGGTGGACACTAGTAGCTCGGTCAATTTGATCATGCTTAAAATCGTAGAAAATATGGGGTTCAGCGAGAAAGATTTACAAAAGAAGACCATCCCGCTGGTTGGGTTCAGTGGAGAGACAGCCAACTCGTTGGGCGAGATAGTAATCCCAACCtacgtgggaggagtcaacaaacaGGTGAGGTACTTGGTCATAGATGGACCCTCTACCTACAACGTTATTCTTGAAAGGCCATGGCTGCACCTAATGAAAGCAGTTCCCTCAACATACCATCACTACATAAAGTTCCCCAcgccatggggagtagagacagTATGA